A part of Leifsonia xyli subsp. xyli str. CTCB07 genomic DNA contains:
- a CDS encoding PTS sugar transporter subunit IIB has product MKIVVVCGAGASSAFVAMKLRTAAADRGVDVAVSAGSTEQLASLDGIDIVLVGAHLESSVPALRDRTAGTGTAIVVLPPVSPAALDGAWTLDLALGAKRDRRANDPLVTPPERNHTNG; this is encoded by the coding sequence ATGAAGATCGTCGTCGTCTGCGGCGCTGGCGCCTCCAGCGCATTCGTCGCCATGAAGCTGCGCACCGCCGCGGCCGATCGGGGGGTGGATGTCGCAGTGTCCGCGGGCAGCACGGAACAGCTCGCCTCCCTCGACGGCATCGATATCGTGCTGGTCGGGGCGCACCTGGAATCGTCCGTCCCCGCGCTGCGCGACAGGACCGCCGGCACAGGAACCGCCATCGTCGTGCTCCCGCCCGTCTCCCCCGCCGCCCTCGACGGCGCGTGGACACTCGACCTGGCTCTCGGCGCGAAGCGCGACAGGAGAGCGAACGACCCCCTGGTCACCCCACCCGAAAGGAACCACACCAATGGCTGA
- the ptsP gene encoding phosphoenolpyruvate--protein phosphotransferase has translation MSATTELTGAGIGQGIARGRVLRMSEPLPEPADAPSARTPGEEKARVADAVAAVAADLRARAGTVTGAAADVLEAQSMMAEDSTLADDVSSRIDSGKTAERAVFEGFAVFRDMLIGLGGYMGERATDLDDVSQRVIAALEGRAAPGVPESDEPYVLVAHDLAPADTALLDLDKVLGLVTREGGPTSHTAILAREKAIVAIVGVASADTLTDGTEVIVDARAGIVTASPDTAQSAEAQRRIDERAAALSGGLGPGALADGTSVPLLANLGSAEGAGKALAAGAEGVGLFRTEFLFLDQRLAPTVEQQREQYAAVLRAFPGQKVVVRVLDAGADKPLEFLNDAHEDNPALGLRGLRALRSNEDILREQLTALAEADAQTGADLWVMAPMVSTVEETRYFVELASEFGLKTAGVMVEVPSAALLAGRVLQKAAFVSIGTNDLTQYTLAADRLLGSVASFQDPWHPAVLRLIGETGKAGAATGKPVGICGEAAADPLLAVVLVGLGATTLSMSTTAIADVRLSLKRYTLEQARGLAEIALAADGAAEAREAVRLAATASTSPAHPDRNEAPE, from the coding sequence ATGTCCGCCACGACGGAGCTGACCGGAGCCGGCATCGGCCAGGGGATCGCCCGGGGCCGCGTGCTCCGGATGTCCGAACCGCTGCCCGAGCCAGCCGACGCGCCGAGCGCCCGCACGCCCGGGGAGGAGAAGGCCCGGGTGGCGGATGCCGTGGCCGCCGTGGCCGCCGACCTGCGCGCCCGCGCCGGCACGGTGACCGGCGCCGCCGCCGATGTGCTCGAAGCGCAGTCGATGATGGCCGAGGACTCGACCCTGGCCGACGACGTCTCCTCCCGCATCGACAGCGGCAAGACCGCCGAACGCGCGGTGTTCGAGGGCTTCGCGGTCTTCCGCGACATGCTCATCGGGCTCGGCGGCTATATGGGGGAACGCGCGACCGACCTGGACGATGTCTCCCAGCGCGTCATCGCCGCCCTGGAAGGCCGCGCCGCGCCCGGCGTCCCCGAGTCGGACGAGCCCTACGTCCTGGTGGCCCACGACCTCGCCCCCGCCGACACCGCCCTGCTCGACCTGGACAAGGTGCTCGGCCTGGTGACCCGCGAAGGCGGACCGACCTCGCACACCGCGATCCTGGCGCGCGAGAAGGCAATCGTCGCCATCGTCGGCGTCGCGAGCGCGGACACCCTGACCGATGGAACCGAGGTGATCGTGGACGCCAGAGCCGGAATCGTGACGGCCTCGCCAGACACCGCCCAGAGCGCCGAAGCACAGCGCCGCATCGACGAGCGCGCCGCCGCGCTGTCGGGCGGCCTGGGGCCGGGCGCCCTCGCCGACGGCACCAGCGTCCCGCTGCTCGCCAACCTCGGCTCCGCGGAGGGCGCCGGGAAGGCCCTCGCCGCGGGAGCGGAAGGCGTGGGGTTGTTCCGCACGGAATTCCTCTTCCTCGACCAGCGCCTCGCGCCGACCGTCGAACAGCAGCGCGAGCAGTACGCAGCGGTGCTGCGGGCGTTCCCCGGCCAGAAGGTCGTGGTGCGGGTTCTGGACGCGGGCGCCGACAAGCCGCTCGAGTTCCTCAACGACGCGCACGAGGACAACCCGGCGCTGGGCCTGCGCGGCCTGCGCGCGCTGCGCTCGAACGAGGACATCCTGCGCGAACAGCTCACCGCCCTCGCGGAAGCCGACGCGCAGACCGGCGCCGACCTCTGGGTGATGGCGCCGATGGTTTCCACCGTCGAGGAGACCCGCTACTTCGTCGAACTCGCGAGCGAATTCGGGCTGAAGACCGCCGGTGTGATGGTCGAGGTCCCTTCCGCCGCGCTCCTCGCCGGGCGGGTGCTGCAGAAGGCCGCGTTCGTCTCCATCGGGACGAACGACCTCACGCAGTACACTCTCGCAGCCGATCGCCTGCTCGGCTCGGTCGCCAGTTTCCAGGACCCGTGGCATCCCGCCGTGCTCCGCCTCATCGGGGAGACCGGCAAAGCCGGCGCGGCGACCGGCAAACCGGTCGGGATCTGCGGCGAGGCCGCGGCCGATCCGCTGCTCGCAGTGGTCCTGGTCGGACTCGGCGCCACCACCCTCTCGATGTCGACCACGGCCATCGCCGATGTGCGGCTCTCCCTGAAGCGCTACACCCTCGAACAGGCCCGCGGGCTTGCCGAGATCGCTCTGGCCGCCGACGGCGCAGCCGAAGCGCGGGAAGCGGTGCGCCTCGCCGCGACCGCCTCCACCTCCCCTGCACATCCCGACAGAAACGAGGCACCAGAATGA
- a CDS encoding PTS mannitol transporter subunit IICB yields the protein MTTAAETSATSTPKQPGTARVAVQRFGTFLSSMVMPNIPAFIAWGIITALFIPKGPFPTESIASMVGPMITYLLPLLLANTGGRLVYGVRGGVVGTIAAMGVIVGSDIPMFIGAMVMGPLGAYLMKLVDRIWEGKIKAGFEMLVNNFSAGILGFLLAIGAFFGIAPLVEGLSKALEAGVDWLVSVHLLPLVSVLVEPGKVLFLNNAINHGVFTPIGTLEAQQAGKSILFLIETNPGPGAGILLAWAIFGLGAARASAPGAFIIQFFGGIHEIYFPYVLMKPILIVGAILGGMTGVAVNVAFQTGLRAPAAPGSVFAIFAQAPVENMFGIGLSIVAAAAVSFAFSAIVLRASRKRDLDSGNAGDLSAAVAQTEANKGTSSSVLGALVQEGEHGTDDAQGEATGRLVRTIVFACDAGMGSSAMGASVLRKKIEKAGVTGVTVTNQAISALDGTADLVITQQQLTDRAKGQSPDSLHVSVDNFMNSPRYDEVVDLVKQQETTEDAGK from the coding sequence ATGACAACGGCGGCAGAAACATCGGCGACGTCCACCCCGAAACAGCCAGGAACCGCGCGCGTCGCGGTCCAGCGCTTCGGCACATTCCTCTCCAGCATGGTGATGCCGAACATCCCGGCCTTCATCGCCTGGGGCATCATCACCGCGCTGTTCATCCCGAAGGGGCCGTTCCCCACCGAGAGCATCGCGAGCATGGTCGGCCCGATGATCACCTACCTGCTGCCGTTGCTGCTGGCCAACACCGGCGGCCGGCTCGTCTACGGCGTGCGCGGCGGCGTGGTGGGAACGATCGCGGCGATGGGCGTCATCGTGGGCTCCGACATCCCGATGTTCATCGGCGCGATGGTCATGGGACCGCTCGGCGCCTACCTGATGAAGCTGGTCGACAGGATCTGGGAGGGGAAGATCAAGGCGGGCTTCGAGATGCTCGTCAACAACTTCTCCGCCGGCATCCTCGGCTTCCTGCTCGCGATCGGCGCTTTCTTCGGAATCGCACCGCTCGTGGAAGGACTGAGCAAGGCCCTGGAAGCGGGAGTCGACTGGCTCGTCTCGGTACACCTGCTGCCGCTGGTGAGCGTCCTGGTCGAGCCAGGCAAGGTGCTGTTCCTCAACAACGCGATCAACCACGGTGTGTTCACGCCGATCGGAACGCTCGAAGCGCAGCAGGCCGGCAAGTCGATCCTGTTCCTGATCGAGACCAACCCCGGCCCTGGCGCGGGCATTCTGCTGGCCTGGGCGATCTTCGGGCTCGGCGCGGCGCGCGCCAGCGCTCCGGGTGCGTTCATCATCCAGTTCTTCGGCGGCATCCACGAGATCTACTTCCCCTATGTGCTGATGAAGCCGATCCTCATCGTCGGCGCGATCCTCGGCGGAATGACCGGGGTCGCCGTGAACGTGGCCTTCCAGACCGGGCTGCGCGCACCGGCCGCGCCGGGGTCGGTGTTCGCGATCTTCGCCCAAGCTCCGGTGGAGAACATGTTCGGCATCGGCCTCTCCATCGTCGCCGCTGCCGCCGTCTCGTTCGCCTTCAGCGCGATCGTGCTGCGCGCCAGCCGCAAACGCGACCTCGATTCCGGCAACGCGGGCGATCTCTCGGCCGCTGTCGCCCAGACCGAGGCCAACAAGGGCACATCCTCCTCGGTCCTGGGGGCTCTGGTCCAGGAGGGCGAGCACGGCACCGACGACGCGCAGGGTGAGGCAACGGGCCGTCTGGTGCGGACCATCGTGTTCGCCTGCGACGCCGGGATGGGATCGAGCGCGATGGGCGCGTCCGTGCTGCGCAAGAAGATCGAGAAGGCGGGAGTCACGGGGGTGACGGTGACCAACCAGGCGATCAGCGCCCTCGACGGCACCGCCGATCTCGTCATCACCCAGCAGCAGCTCACCGACCGCGCCAAGGGACAGTCGCCGGACTCGCTGCACGTCTCGGTCGACAATTTCATGAACAGCCCCCGGTACGACGAGGTCGTCGACCTTGTCAAGCAGCAGGAGACCACAGAGGACGCCGGCAAATGA
- a CDS encoding HPr family phosphocarrier protein gives MAERIITVGSSHGLHARPAKLFVEAVNATGAKVQLTKEGGKTVNAGSILGVISLGIDHGDKIVLTTDTPEGEAVLDGLAEILATDHDA, from the coding sequence ATGGCTGAGCGAATCATCACCGTCGGATCGAGCCACGGGCTGCACGCCCGCCCGGCGAAGCTCTTCGTCGAAGCGGTCAACGCCACCGGGGCGAAGGTGCAGCTGACGAAGGAGGGCGGCAAGACGGTCAACGCCGGGAGCATCCTGGGCGTCATCTCGCTGGGCATCGACCACGGCGACAAGATCGTGCTGACCACCGACACGCCCGAGGGCGAGGCCGTGCTGGACGGTCTGGCGGAGATCCTCGCGACGGACCACGACGCCTGA
- a CDS encoding PTS sugar transporter subunit IIA, which translates to MTDTILDRANVVAAGAATTREEAIREAGALLLAAGAVEPGYTESMRQREETVSTFMGNGLAIPHGTNESKDEIKRSALSFVRYSSPLDWGGEEVRFVVGIAGQNDEHLEILSKIAILFSEEDDVRSLIEAPDADALFALLSDVNE; encoded by the coding sequence ATGACCGACACGATTCTCGACCGGGCGAACGTCGTGGCCGCGGGCGCTGCGACCACGCGGGAGGAGGCGATCCGGGAGGCGGGCGCACTCCTCTTGGCCGCGGGCGCCGTCGAGCCGGGCTACACCGAATCGATGCGGCAGCGCGAGGAGACCGTCTCCACCTTCATGGGGAACGGCCTGGCCATCCCGCACGGCACCAACGAGTCCAAGGACGAGATCAAGCGCTCGGCACTCTCCTTCGTCCGCTACTCCTCGCCGCTGGACTGGGGCGGCGAGGAGGTGCGGTTCGTGGTGGGCATCGCCGGGCAGAACGACGAGCACCTGGAGATCCTCTCGAAGATCGCCATCCTCTTCTCGGAAGAGGACGATGTGCGCAGCCTGATCGAAGCCCCGGACGCGGACGCGCTGTTCGCTCTCCTCAGCGACGTGAACGAGTAG